TTTGTGCCGCCTTGATGGCAATCTCGGCCGTTTCAAGATCGCGGATTTCGCCGACGAGGATGACGTCCGGGTCCTGGCGCAGGAAGGCGCGCAGCGCCGAGGCAAAATTGAGTCCGGCCTTGTCGTTGATGTTTACCTGGTTGACGCCGGACAGGTTGATTTCCACCGGGTCTTCCGCCGTGGAAATATTGGTATCCGGTGTGTTGAGTATGTTAACCGCCGTGTAGAGGGTGACGGTTTTGCCGCTACCGGTCGGCCCGGTGACCAGCACCATGCCGTAAGGGCGATGGACGGCCTCAAGGAACAGTTGTTTCTGGAAATCCTCGAACCCAAGTTTTTCCACGCCGAGCGTGGCGGAGGTCGGGTCGAGAATACGCATCACGATTTTCTCGCCCCAAAGCGTTGGCAGCGTACTGACACGGAAATCGATCGCGCGATTCTTCGATATGCGCATCTTGATGCGGCCGTCCTGCGGAACACGTCGTTCCGCAATATCGAGCCTGGAAAGAATCTTGATGCGCGCGGCGATGCGGGCGGACAAGGCTATCGGCGGATTGGCCACTTCGTGCAATATGCCGTCCTGCCGGTAGCGCACGCGGTAGATTTTTTCGTACGGCTCGATATGGATATCCGAGGCGCCGCGGTTGATGGCGTCCATCAGAACCTTGTTGACGAATTTGACGACCGGAGCATCGTTGACGCCCTCCTCGCCGCCAGCGGCACCCTTTGCCTCATCTTCCTCGCCAGCGACGATTTCGAGGTTTTCCAGGCTGTCATCGCCGGACAGATCGGCCAAGCTCGTATCTTGCGCGTCCAGTGACTTTTCGATGATGACAGCGAGCTTGGCCTCTTCGACGAGGATCGGCTCCGTGCCAAGCCCCGTGTGAAACTTGATTTCATCCAGAGCCTGCAGATTGGTGGGGTCGGCGACGGCGACAAAAAGTCTCGTCCCGCGTTTGAACAGGGGCAGGACATGATGGCGCCGGATGATTTTTTCATCGACCAGCTTGACCGGGGCCATTTCCAGATCGAGCGAGTTGATTTCATACAGCGGTATGCCGAAATCCTCGGATGCCACCTTGGCGATGGTGGCGCTGTCGAGTTTCTTGCTTTCGACCAGTTGCGTGACAAAGGAAGTTTTTTTGGAGAGCGCTTCTGTCTGGATGCGTTCCGCGTCCGCCGGACTGAGCAGATTGTCGCGCACCAGCCTCAGTGCGAGGCCGCTCAGGTTGCTTGCCGTGCTTGCGGTTGCCATCGTGGTGGATTCAGGTGAGCGTCACTGCCAAGGCGCTGAATCTTTCAAATATAGTCTCAGATATCCGCATGCGCCAAATCATTTTTCCTCCTGTTTTCCGGTAGTTGCATGCGTCTGTCATAATCTGCTCCATCCATTTCTTGCGGGCATACGACATGCCGGTCGTGACGGAGGATTGCTGTAGGTATTTTCGCCCTGCGAGCTGTCATCGCTTCCATGCAGACAGTGGATGACGTCCAAGCCTAAGAATAGCCAGATTCTCTTTAATCTCCATCTGCCTGATGAAGGCACTGCCTGTGTTGTTGACAGTGTATTCTCACTAATTTAGAATAATTCTAAATCGAGCTATTCGATTGCTGTTTCGGTAAATTATATTGCCTTAAATCAAAGTATTTCATTTAAATTCCTTTTAAATTCATAATATTACTGTTAACTGTCTAAAAATGAGGAGTTAATCATGTCAAAGCTCAAAGGAAGCAAGACCGAAACCAGCCTGAAGGAGGCCTTTGCCGGCGAATCCCAGGCCAACCGTCGTTATCTGTATTTCGCCGCCAAGGCCGACGTGGAAGGCTTTAACGACGTTTCGGCCGTATTTCGCTCCACCGCGGAAGGCGAAACCGGCCACGCCCACGGTCACCTGGAGTACCTGGAGCAGTGTGGCGATCCGGCCACCGGCATGCCGATCGGCGCAACCTCGGACAACCTGAAGGCCGCCATTGCCGGCGAGACTCACGAGTACACCGACATGTACCCGGGCATGGCCAAGACCGCGCGCGACGAAGGCTTTGCCGAAATCGCCGACTGGTTCGAGACGCTGGCCAAGGCCGAGCGTTCCCACGCCAATCGGTTCCAGAAGGCTCTCGATACCCTGGGCAAGTAAATCTCGGAAATGAATGAACGGCGGGGTTGGTACTCCAGCCCCGTTGTTTCATTATTGCCGGCTTTGATTGCTATCAAAGCTGCGCGCACCCCCTGAGAGCAGGATGTTCTGAATTCATTGATCAGGCAGACACGACCATGAGCCAACCGACTGAAGGCCGACGTGAAGGCAGTCTCCAGGCGCCGACAAGGCATCCTCTGGAGTGGCGCGATCCCGGGTTTTACAACGAAGAAGCGCTCATGGAAGAGCTCGAGCGCGTGTTCGATATCTGCCACGGATGCCGTCGCTGTGTCAGTCTGTGCCATTCTTTCCCCTCACTATTCGACCTCGTCGACAATTCGCCGACGCTGGAAATGGACGGCGTCAAGAAGGAGGATTACTGGCAGGTCGTCGATCACTGCTATCTGTGCGACCTGTGTTTCATGACCAAGTGCCCGTACGTGCCGCCGCACGAATGGAACATCGATTTTCCGCACCTGATGCTGCGCGCCAAGGCGGTGAAGTTCAGGAAGGGTGACATCAAAAAGCGTGACAGGCTGCTGACCAGCACCGACATGGTCGGCAAGCTGGCCGGTATTCCGGTGATTGTGCAGACGGTGAATGCCGCAAACCGGTCCGGCGCCATGCGCAAGATGCTGGACAAGGTATTAGGCGTACATCCGGATGCGGTATTGCCGGAGTATCACAGCAAGACGCTGCGCAAGCGCATGAAGAACCGGAATGGTGACGTGTTGACACCCGAGCCGGCCGGACGCACACGCGGCAAGGTCGCGCTGTTCGCCACCTGTTACGGTAACTATAACGAACCGCATGTCGGCGAAGATCTGATCGCCGTTTTCGAGCACAACGGCATTCCCGTGACACTGGCGGAGAAGGAACGTTGCTGCGGCATGCCCAAGCTGGAACTGGGTGACCTCGAGGCCGTGGCGCGCGCCAAAGAGGCCAATATCCCGGTGCTGGCCAAACTCGTGGACGCGGGCTGGGACATCGTCGCGCCGGTGCCGTCCTGCGTGCTGATGTTCAAGCAGGAACTGCCGCTCATGTTTCCCGACGATCCCGAGGTGGCCAGGGTCAGGCAGGCCATTTTCGATCCGTTCGAGTACCTGATGCTGCGGCACAAAGAGGGGAAACTGAAAACCGATTTCAGGCAGGAGCTGGGGTCTGTGGCGTACCACGTGCCGTGTCACCTGCGCGTGCAGAACATCGGTCTCAAGACCCGCGAGGCGCTGAGCCTCGTGCCCAACACCAAGATCGACACCATCGAGCGCTGTTCCGGGCATGACGGCACCTACGCGGTGAAAAGCGAGTGCCACAAGATTTCCATGAAGATCTGCAAACCCGTGGTGAACCGGGTGGAGCAGGCCAAGCCGGATCATTATTCCAGCGATTGCCCCATGGCCGGGCACCAGATCGAGAACGGCCTGGAGGGCGACATGAAGCCGGAACATCCGATGTCGTTGTTGCGCCAAGCCTACGGCATTTAAATAATGAGGTGATGCGATGAATATACAGACTTCCATGAGCGAGAGGATTTCCATGAAGAAGCTGACCCGCGATGATCTCTATTCGCTTGAAAAATATGCCGAGGTCCGTCCCGGATTTCGCGCACAGGTCATGGCGCACAAGCAAAACCGTCGAGTCGTCATCGGCCCGAACGCTACGTTGTATTTTGAAGACCGGCTCACCATGCAATACCAGGTGCAGGAAATGCTCCGCATCGAGCGCATTTTCGAATCCGGCGGCATCAACGATGAGCTGGAGGCCTATAACCCCCTCATCCCGGACGGTCATAACTGGAAGGCGACGTTTATGGTCGAGTTCCCGGATGTCGAGGAGCGCCGCGCGTCCTTGAGGCGTCTGAAAGGCGTGGAAAAACACGTATGGGCGCGCGTGGCCGGTTTCGAGCCGGTGCGTCCGATTGCCGACGAAGATCTGGAGCGCGAGGACGAGGAGAAAACGTCTTCGGTCCACTTCCTGCGCTTCGAGCTGACACCCGACATGGTCAGGGCGGTCAAGCAGGGTGCGGCGATTTCCATGGGCATCGATCATCCGGCCTACAACCATCAGGTCGATCCCGTCCCGGTCGCGACACGCGACTCCCTGGCGCAGGACCTGTCCGGCTGACGCGCAGCATCGGACGTAATGTCATCGCGCCCTGACATGCGCGCGGCGTGATGTCTCGTGCGCGGCGCGCATCTGCTGTATACTGCGCGCCCGATGCAAGGAGCCACCCGTTTTATCTCTCAGCGAGTCGGGGAAAAAAGATTTTTCTTCGCCCGCCTGCTGCTGTTCATGGCGGTGTTCGCCGCCATTTCTCCAGTCCACGCCAAGCGCGATGCCTACGGGATGGAAAAGGAGTATTTCGATTTCGACGAGAGCCAGGCGGAGCGGTGGAAGGAAAGCGATATTACCCTCCCACCATACCCCCGGGACGAGAATCTCCTGGCGGTCCTCCTGCCCGCGACGGACACTCTTAAAATCTATATCGACCGCGCGTCGCTGTCGCGCGGCCCGGATCGCGTCGCGCGGTTTTCGCTCGTGGTGCAAAGCCCCTCCGGTGCGCGCAGTGTTTTCTACGACGGCCTGCGCTGTGAAACCCGGGAATACAAGACCTATGCCATCGGCAGCCCGGAACAGACGTTCACGCCGGTCAAGCATGCCGCGTGGCGTGCCATACCGCGGCCCGCGAGCAATGCCTTTCGTTATCATCTCTACCAGGATTACATCTGCGATGCGCATGCCTCTGCCCGGACCCCCGAGGACCTTGTGCGCCTGCTGACCCGGTAACGCCGATGAACTTCGTTTATTTCAGGATTGCCTGACCGCCCATGAGCGCCGCCTACGATTCCTCCGCCATTGAAGTCCTGACCGGCCTCGAGCCGGTGCGCCGCCGTCCGGGTATGTATACCCAGACCGACCGTCCCAACCATCTCGCCCAGGAGGTCGTCGACAACAGCGTGGACGAGGCCATCGCGGGGCATTGCAGCGCCATCGACGTCACGCTGCACGGCGACGGCTCGCTCTCGGTCGCGGACAACGGCCGCGGCATGCCGGTGGACAAGCACAAGGAAGAGGGTGTGTCGGGCGTCGAGGTGATCCTCACGCGTCTGCACGCGGGCGGAAAATTTTCGAACAAGAATTACACCTACTCCGGCGGCCTGCATGGCGTCGGCGTGTCGGTGGTCAACGCGCTGTCGCACAAGCTGGAAGTCACGGTGCGGCGCGACGGCAAGGAATACCGCATGGCCTATGCCGACGGCCAGAAGACCTCCGAACTGAAAGCGGTTGGCAAGGCGGAAAAAAACGTCACCGGCAGCATCATCCGTTTCTGGCCCGACGCCCAGTTCTTCGACACGGTGAAATTCCATGTCCCGCGCCTGAAGCACGTGCTGCGCGCCAAGGCGGTGCTGTGTCCGGACCTGTACATCAGCTTCACCAACGAGGCCGACAGCAAGGACAACGAGGAGTGGCATTACGAGGACGGCCTCACGGATTACCTCAAGACCCAGATCGAGGGCTGGGAGTATCTTCCCGACGAGCCCTTCGTCGGCCACCATAAAGGCGACGACGGCGAGGTGGACTGGGCCATCGTGTGGCTGCCGGCGGGCGGCGAGCCGATCATGGAGAGTTACGTCAACCTCATCCCGACCACGCAGGACGGTACGCACATCAATGGTTTCCGCGCCGGCCTGACCGACGCCATGCGCGAGTTCTGCGAGTTCCGCGACCTGCTGCCGCGCGGGGTGAAGCTCGCGCCCGAGGACATCTGGGGCAAGTCGAGTTACGTGTTCTCGCTCAAGATGCGCGACCCGCAGTTCTCGGGCCAGACCAAGGAGCGCCTGACCTCGCGCGAGGCCGCCAGCTTCGTGCAGGGCGTGACCAAGGACTCTTTCAGCCTGTGGCTCAACCACCACGTGGCCGACGCCGAGAAGATTGCGGCACTCGCCATCGAGGCCGCGCAGGAACGCCAGCGCGCCGACAAGAAGGTGGCGCGCAAGAAAATCGGCACCGGCCCGGCGCTGCCCGGCAAGCTCGCCGATTGCGTGGCCCAGGATCTGTCGCGCACCGAGCTGTTTCTGGTGGAGGGTGATTCCGCCGGCGGCTCGGCCAAGCAGGCGCGCGACCGCGACTTCCAGGCCATCATGCCGTTGCGCGGCAAGATCCTGAACACCTGGGAAGTGGACCCGGCCGAGGTGCTGGGCTCGCAGGAGGTGCATGACATCGCCGTGGCGCTGGGCGTGGACCCGGGTTCGAGCAATCTCGAAGGCCTGCGTTACGGCAAGGTCTGCATCCTGGCCGACGCCGATTCCGACGGCGCACATATCGCCACGCTGCTGTGCGCGCTGTTCGTGCGTCATTTCCGGCCGCTGGTGGCGGACGGGCGCGTGTGCGTCGCCATGCCGCCGCTGTACCGCGTCGACGTCGGCAAGGAGATTTATTACGCGCTCGACGATGAGGAGAAACAGGCGCTGCTCAAGCGCATCGAGTCGAGTGGCGCGCGCGCCAAACCGATGGTGACGCGCTTCAAGGGCCTGGGCGAGATGAATCCCGAACAGCTGCGTGAGACCACCATGGACCCGAAGACACGCCGGCTGGTGCAGCTCGAAATCGCGGCCGGCGACAACACCAGCAAGATGCTCGACATGCTGCTCGGCAAGAAGCGCGCCGCCGATCGCAAGAGCTGGCTCGAGAAGAATGGCAACAAGGCGGAGGTGCTCTGATGCCGACCATCAAGACAGCCGTGGACGTCGCCACCTCGGCCGAGATCGTGTGGCGCGTGTTGACGGATTTCCCGTCCTATCCGAAATGGAATCCGTACCTCGTATCCGTCCAGGGAAACTCCTCATCGGGCGCGCGCCTGAAAATCCAGGCGCGTTTTCCGAACAGCCATGCATTTAAATTTTCAGCGCGCATCGTCAAGGCCATCCCCGCCACCGAACTGCGCTGGCGCCGCCGGCGACTGCTGGAAGGCGTGTTCGACCGCGAGCAGGCGTTCTTTATCATACCGAACGGCATCAAGGGCGTGCGCTTCATCCAGCGCGAGCATTTCTCCGGTCTGCTGGCGGCGCTGATCATGCCCTTCATTTCCGGCAAAACAACCAAGGCCTTCAACCTGATGAATCTGGCGTTGAAACGGACCGCCGAGGCGAAACACTGATGGCGAAGAAAACCACGGGCAAGGGAAACGGCGCGACCAAGAAGACCCGGGCCACGCGCGGCAAGGCGCAACCCATCACGCGTCCGCGTGTGGCTTCGATCGAACGCTTGCCGCTGTCAACATTCACCGAGAAGGCGTACCTGGACTATTCCATGTACGTCATCCTCGATCGCGCGCTGCCGCATATCGGCGACGGCCTCAAGCCGGTGCAACGGCGCATCATTTACGCGATGTCGGAGCTTGGGCTCAGCGCCGCCAGCAAGCACAAGAAATCGGCGCGCACCGTGGGCGACGTGCTCGGCAAGTTCCATCCGCACGGCGACACTGCCTGTTACGAGGCCATGGTGCTGATGGCCCAGCCGTTCAGCTACCGCTATCCGCTCATCGACGGCCAGGGCAACTGGGGCTCGCCCGACGATCCCAAGTCGTTCGCCGCCATGCGCTACACCGAGTCGCGGCTCACGCGCTTCGCGCAGATCCTGCTGTCCGAGCTGGAGCAGGGCACGGTGGAATGGGCGCCCAACTTCGACGGCACGCTGCAGGAGCCGCGAACCATGCCGGCGCGCCTGCCGCATGTCCTGCTCAACGGCACCACCGGCATCGCCGTCGGCATGGCCACCGACATCCCGCCGCACAACGTGCGCGAGGTGGCCGCGGCCTGCGTGCACCTGCTGGAGGAGCCGGACGCCGGTCTCAAGGACCTGTTCAAGCACATCAAGGGCCCGGACTATCCGACCGAGGCCGAGATCATCACCCCGAAGAGCGAAATCCGCGCCATCTACGAAACCGGCAACGGCTCGATCCGCGCCCGCGCCCGCTGGGAGAGCGAGGACGGCAATATCGTGATCACGGCGCTGCCGTACCAGGTGTCGGGCTCCAAGGTCATCGAGCAGATCGCGCAGCAGATGCAGCAAAAGAAGCTGCCCATGGTCGAGGACCTGCGCGACGAGTCCGACCACCAGAACCCGACGCGCCTGGTGATCGTGCCGCGCTCCAACCGCATCGATCCGGTGGAGCTGATGTCGCACCTGTTCGCCACCACCGACCTCGAGCGCAGCTATCGCGTGAACCTGAACATGATCGGCCTCGACGGCCGGCCACGGGTGTACAACCTCAAGGAACTGCTCAAGGAGTGGCTCAAGTTCCGCACCGAGACCGTGCGCCGGCGCCTGCAGCACCGCTTCGAGCGCGTCGAGGCCCGGCTGCACATCCTCGACGGCCTGCTGGCCGCGTTCCTGAACCTGGACGAGGTCATCCGCATCATCCGACGCGAGGACGAACCGAAGCCGGTGCTCATGAAGCGCTTCAAGCTGACCGAGATCCAGGCGGAAGCGATCCTCGAAACCCGCTTGCGTCACCTCGCCAAGCTCGAGGAAATGAAAATCCGTGGCGAGCAGGACGAGCTGACCCGTGAGCGCCAGCACCTGGAGAAGACACTCAAATCCGCACGGTTGCTGAAGCAGGTGGTGCGTGACGAACTCATCGCCGACGCGCATGAATACGGTGACGCGCGCCGCTCGCCGCTGGTCGAGCGCGAGGCCGCGCAGCAGATCGACCAGACCGCGCTGCTGCCGACCGAACCGGTGACCGTGATCCTGTCCGAGAAGGGCTGGGTGCGCGCCGCCAAGGGCCACGACATGGACCCGCGCACGCTCGACTACAAGGCCGGTGACAAATTCCACCAGGCCGCGCGCGGCAAGAGCAACCAGCTGGCGGTGTTCATTGACTCCACCGGCCGCACCTATTCATTGCCGGCGCACAAGCTGCCGTCGGCGCGCGGCCACGGCGAACCCCTGAGCTCGAGCCTCAATCCGCCGCCGGGCGCCACCTGGGCTGGGACCATGATGGGAGCCCCGGAGGATCTGTACCTGCTGGCGACCAACGCGGGTTATGGTTTCGTCGCGAAGCTCGAGGACCTGGTTTCGAACAAGAAGGCCGGCAAGACGGTGCTCAAAGCCACCAAGGACGCGAAAGTCCTGCCACCGCAGCCGGTCAGTGACCTTAAAAAGGACCTGCTCGCGGCCGTCACCAGCACCGGCCAGATGCTGGTGTTCAAAGTGAAGGACCTGCCGCAGATGCCCCGGGGCAAGGGCAACAGGATTCTCAACGTCCCCACGGCGAAATTCGCCAAGCGCGAGGAGGCCGTTGCCGGCGTCGCGGTTTTCGGCGAAGGCAAGCCGCTCGTGGTCCACACTGCCAAGGGCGATCTCACCGTGTCGCGCGAGGAGGTCGAGCTTTACGAGGGCGAACGCGCCCAGCGCGGTTCGCGGTTGCCGAAGGGATACCAGGAAGTACAGGGAATCGAAGTAAAGGAGTAAACATAAACGCCGCGAAAGCGGCGTTTATGTTTTGGGTTCGGGTAATTTCCTTCTCCAATCCATTGATGCCAATCCTGGCGGCGCAACAAAATGCCCGGCTTGCGCGTACAATGGAGCCCACGACGTAGTGCACGGAGAGCACTGACCCATGGGCCCGCATTATCTTGATCGATTGTTTGCCCCGCGCGCCATCGCGGTTTTCGGCGCGTCGGACCGCAAGGACTCGGTCGGCGGGCATGTTCTGCGCAACATACTCGCGGCCGGTTTCGACGGGCCGGTGTTTCCCATCAACCCCAAGCACGAGAGCGTCGCGGGACGGCGCTGTTTCCGCTCGATCGGTGAAACGGAAGCATCCATCGACCTCGCGGTGATTGCCACGCCGGCCGCCACGGTGCCGGCGATCATCCATGAATGCGGCGAACATGGCGTGCGCGCGGCGATCATCCATTCCGCGGGGTTCGCCGAAGGCCAGGAAAAGACCACTGGCATCGAGCTCGAAACGGCGCTGCTGGCCGAGGCGCGGCGTTACCACATGCGCCTGCTCGGGCCGAACTGCCTCGGGCTGATACGCCCCGCGTCAAAACTCAATGCCACGTTCACCAACAATTCCGCGCGCTCCGGCTCGCTCGCGCTGGTGTCGCAATCCGGCGCGCTGTGCACCGCGATTCTCGACTGGGCCGAGGCGCATCGCGTGGGTTTCTCGGCGGTGGTGTCGCTCGGCGACGGGGCCGATATCAATTTTGGCGACCTGCTGGATTACCTGGCGGTGGATCCCGCCACGCGCAGCATCCTGCTCTACATCGAGGGCATCCGGCGATCGCGCCGGTTCCTGAGCGCGCTGCGCGTGGCCGCGCGCCTGAAGCCGGTCGTGGTCGTCAAGGCCGGCCGGCACGCCGCCGGGTCGCGCGCCGCGCTGTCGCATACCGGCGCCCTGGTGGGGGCGGACGACGTGTTCGACGCCGCGCTGGCTCGCGCCGGCGCGGTGCGCGCCATGACCATCGAGCAGCTGTTCTCCGCCGCGGAGTTGCTGGCCACGAAGTACCGCGCGCGCGGTCACCGGCTGGCGATCGTGACCAACGCGGGCGGACCCGGCGTGCTCGCCGCGGATCGCGCGGCCGACCTCGGGGTCGAACTGGCGGCCTTGTCGGAGACCACCATGGCGCGACTCAACAAGCTGCTGCCTTCGCACTGGTCGCACGGCAACCCGGTGGACATTCTGGGTGACGCGGATCCATTGCGGTTTCGCGCCGCCGCCGAGGCTTGTCTGGCCGATTCCAACGTGGATGGGCTGCTGGTGATGCTGACCCCGCAGGCCATGACCGACCCGCTCGCGGCGGCCAGGCATGTCGTGGAACTCGCGGCCGGCACCGACAAGCTGGTGCTGGCTTGCTGGATGGGCGAGGCGCATGTGCTGGTGGCGCGCGCGTTTTTTACCGAGCATCAGCTCCCGGAATTTCCCAGCCCCGAGGCGTCGGTCGAGGCCTTCGCCTATCTCGCCAATTACCAGCGCAACCAGCAGCTGCTGCGCCAGGTGCCGGGCCCGCTGTCGCCGCACAGCAGTCCGGACGTCGAGGGCGCCCACCTGATCATCGACACCGCGCTCGCCGAACGCCGGGCGCTGCTGACCGGCATGGAAGCGCGCGCGGTGCTGAGCGCGTTCGGCATTCCGCAGTTGCCGGCGATGGAGGCGCACAGCGGGAACGAGGCGCTGGTGATGGCGGAGTCGATCGGTTACCCGGTGACGCTCAAGATCGCCTCGCCCGACATCACGCACAAGTCCGATGTCAACGGCGTGCGTCTCAATATCGGCAACGCCCAGGCGGTGCGCACGGTGTACCACGAGCTGGTCGAGTCGGTGCAGCGCCAGCGGCCGCAGGCGCACATCACCGGAGCGACCGTGGAGCGCATGTACAAGAATCCGCATGGACGCGAGCTGCACGTGGGCGTGATACGCGACGAGGTTTTCGGGCCGGTGATAAGTTTCGGGCTGGGTGGCGTGGCGATCGAGGTGCTGCGCGACCGCGCTTGCGCGCTGCCACCGCTCAATACCTTCATCGTCCGGGACCTCATCCGCAATACGCGCGCCGCCAGACTGATCGGGGCGTTTCGTCACATGCCGGCCGTCAATCATGCCGCGCTCGAGCAGGTGCTGCTGGCGGTGTCGGAAATGGTCTGCGAACTGCCGCAAATAAGGGAGCTCGACATCAACCCGCTGGTGGCCGACGAGCAGGGGGCCGTGGCGCTGGACGTGCGCATCGTGGTGGAAACGCCGCCGCCGCGGCGCGACCGCTACGGGCACATGACGATTTACCCGTACCCGACCCACCTGGTTTCGCACATGCAGCTGCCGGACGGGACCGATATCGTGTTGCGGCCAATCCGCCCGGAGGACGCGGACATCGAGGCGGCGTTCGTGCGCAACCTGTCGCCGCAGGCGCGTTACATGCGCTTCATGCAGACGCTGGAGGAACTCAGCCCGGAGATGCTCGTGCGCTTCACGCAGATCGACTACGACCGCGAACTGGCGCTGATCGCCGTGGTGATGCAGGACGGCAAGGAGGTCGAAATCGCGGTGGCGCGCTACGGCGTCAACCCGGACGGCGACAGCTGCGAGTTCGCCATCGTGGTCGACGACGAATGGCAGACCAAAGGGGTCGGCGCGCGGCTGCTCACGTTGCTGATGGAAGCCGCCAAGGCCAAGGGGTTCAAGATCATGGAGGGCGAGGTGCTGGCCGAGAACGGCGCGATGCTTTCGCTCGTCAAGCGGCTCGGCTTCTCCGTGAGTGCCATGCCGGATGAGCCGGCGATTTTCGCGGTACAGCGCAATCTGTGACCGGACGTTTCCGCGCGTTCAATGAAAAAACCCGCACTGGTATTTGTCTACAACGCCGACAGCGGTTTCGTCAGTACACTGCTCGACATCGGCCACAAGATCGTTTCGCCGCAAACCTATGCCTGTAATCTTTGCGCCATCACGCACTCGACGTTCAGCATGCGTGACGAATGGAAAAATTTCGTCGCCGGGCTCGGGGTGCCGGTGGAATTCCTGCACCGGGACGAACTGGTGGAGCGCCATGGCTTGCGTGACGTGAAGCTGCCGGCGATTTTCCTGAAAATGGAAGACGGCCTGAAACCGTGGATAAGCCGAGAGGAAATCGACCGGTGTCGCTCGCTCGGCGAGCTGAAGCGGCTCGTGGAGCAGAAACTCAAGGCGTGAGACAGTGTCGTCCACACACTGAACAACGGAGGCAGGCATGTTCGACATCCCCACCGCCGATATCCTGAGCTTGGCCTGGTTCGTCGCCATCTGGGTCGGTTATACCTGGTACGCGGACCGCGGCGTCTGGCGCAAACGCTCGCTGCGCGCCGTCATGCACGCGCACCGCGAGGAGTGGATGCGCCAGATGGCGCTGCGCGACAACCGTGTCGCCGACGTCAATATCCTGCGCAACCTGTTGCAGGGCGTGTCGTTCTTCGCCTCGACCACGCTGCTGATTCTGGCCGGACTGCTGGCCATGCTCGGCGCCAGCGACCGCGGCATCGAGATCGTGCGCGCACTGCCGTTCGCGGCCGGCACGACGCTGGGTCAGTGGGAACTGAAACTGCTGGTGCTGGGCGTGGTTTTCGTGCACGCGTTTTTCAAGTTCACCTGGGCGCTGCGCCAGTTCAATTACTGCTCGGTGCTGATCGGCGCCGCGCCGAAATCCACTGATAACGATTATGCGCGTCGCGCCGCCGAGGTC
The DNA window shown above is from Sulfuricaulis limicola and carries:
- the parE gene encoding DNA topoisomerase IV subunit B, with translation MSAAYDSSAIEVLTGLEPVRRRPGMYTQTDRPNHLAQEVVDNSVDEAIAGHCSAIDVTLHGDGSLSVADNGRGMPVDKHKEEGVSGVEVILTRLHAGGKFSNKNYTYSGGLHGVGVSVVNALSHKLEVTVRRDGKEYRMAYADGQKTSELKAVGKAEKNVTGSIIRFWPDAQFFDTVKFHVPRLKHVLRAKAVLCPDLYISFTNEADSKDNEEWHYEDGLTDYLKTQIEGWEYLPDEPFVGHHKGDDGEVDWAIVWLPAGGEPIMESYVNLIPTTQDGTHINGFRAGLTDAMREFCEFRDLLPRGVKLAPEDIWGKSSYVFSLKMRDPQFSGQTKERLTSREAASFVQGVTKDSFSLWLNHHVADAEKIAALAIEAAQERQRADKKVARKKIGTGPALPGKLADCVAQDLSRTELFLVEGDSAGGSAKQARDRDFQAIMPLRGKILNTWEVDPAEVLGSQEVHDIAVALGVDPGSSNLEGLRYGKVCILADADSDGAHIATLLCALFVRHFRPLVADGRVCVAMPPLYRVDVGKEIYYALDDEEKQALLKRIESSGARAKPMVTRFKGLGEMNPEQLRETTMDPKTRRLVQLEIAAGDNTSKMLDMLLGKKRAADRKSWLEKNGNKAEVL
- a CDS encoding DUF3501 family protein codes for the protein MSERISMKKLTRDDLYSLEKYAEVRPGFRAQVMAHKQNRRVVIGPNATLYFEDRLTMQYQVQEMLRIERIFESGGINDELEAYNPLIPDGHNWKATFMVEFPDVEERRASLRRLKGVEKHVWARVAGFEPVRPIADEDLEREDEEKTSSVHFLRFELTPDMVRAVKQGAAISMGIDHPAYNHQVDPVPVATRDSLAQDLSG
- a CDS encoding rubrerythrin family protein, coding for MSKLKGSKTETSLKEAFAGESQANRRYLYFAAKADVEGFNDVSAVFRSTAEGETGHAHGHLEYLEQCGDPATGMPIGATSDNLKAAIAGETHEYTDMYPGMAKTARDEGFAEIADWFETLAKAERSHANRFQKALDTLGK
- a CDS encoding SRPBCC domain-containing protein, whose product is MPTIKTAVDVATSAEIVWRVLTDFPSYPKWNPYLVSVQGNSSSGARLKIQARFPNSHAFKFSARIVKAIPATELRWRRRRLLEGVFDREQAFFIIPNGIKGVRFIQREHFSGLLAALIMPFISGKTTKAFNLMNLALKRTAEAKH
- the pilB gene encoding type IV-A pilus assembly ATPase PilB, whose protein sequence is MATASTASNLSGLALRLVRDNLLSPADAERIQTEALSKKTSFVTQLVESKKLDSATIAKVASEDFGIPLYEINSLDLEMAPVKLVDEKIIRRHHVLPLFKRGTRLFVAVADPTNLQALDEIKFHTGLGTEPILVEEAKLAVIIEKSLDAQDTSLADLSGDDSLENLEIVAGEEDEAKGAAGGEEGVNDAPVVKFVNKVLMDAINRGASDIHIEPYEKIYRVRYRQDGILHEVANPPIALSARIAARIKILSRLDIAERRVPQDGRIKMRISKNRAIDFRVSTLPTLWGEKIVMRILDPTSATLGVEKLGFEDFQKQLFLEAVHRPYGMVLVTGPTGSGKTVTLYTAVNILNTPDTNISTAEDPVEINLSGVNQVNINDKAGLNFASALRAFLRQDPDVILVGEIRDLETAEIAIKAAQTGHMVLSTLHTNDAPSTLTRLANMGVPPFNIASAVNLIVAQRLARRLCAHCKKPLDIPKPALLKAGFREEDLPGLVVYGPVGCDACNGGYKGRVGIYQVMPVTEEIGAIIMRGGNQLDIEKQARKEGVPDLRQAGLMKIKAGVTSLEEVEAATNE
- a CDS encoding CNP1-like family protein, which gives rise to MQGATRFISQRVGEKRFFFARLLLFMAVFAAISPVHAKRDAYGMEKEYFDFDESQAERWKESDITLPPYPRDENLLAVLLPATDTLKIYIDRASLSRGPDRVARFSLVVQSPSGARSVFYDGLRCETREYKTYAIGSPEQTFTPVKHAAWRAIPRPASNAFRYHLYQDYICDAHASARTPEDLVRLLTR
- a CDS encoding heterodisulfide reductase-related iron-sulfur binding cluster, producing the protein MSQPTEGRREGSLQAPTRHPLEWRDPGFYNEEALMEELERVFDICHGCRRCVSLCHSFPSLFDLVDNSPTLEMDGVKKEDYWQVVDHCYLCDLCFMTKCPYVPPHEWNIDFPHLMLRAKAVKFRKGDIKKRDRLLTSTDMVGKLAGIPVIVQTVNAANRSGAMRKMLDKVLGVHPDAVLPEYHSKTLRKRMKNRNGDVLTPEPAGRTRGKVALFATCYGNYNEPHVGEDLIAVFEHNGIPVTLAEKERCCGMPKLELGDLEAVARAKEANIPVLAKLVDAGWDIVAPVPSCVLMFKQELPLMFPDDPEVARVRQAIFDPFEYLMLRHKEGKLKTDFRQELGSVAYHVPCHLRVQNIGLKTREALSLVPNTKIDTIERCSGHDGTYAVKSECHKISMKICKPVVNRVEQAKPDHYSSDCPMAGHQIENGLEGDMKPEHPMSLLRQAYGI